A genomic window from Streptomyces sp. 846.5 includes:
- a CDS encoding class I SAM-dependent DNA methyltransferase gives MTSGPTHSQLAGKIWAVADLLRGDYKRHEYGQVILPFTLLRRLDAVMVPTRDAVWARDAALDVKNKDRLLELAAGLPFYNTSKQDFSTIAGDDTRTAMNLRDYINGFSPNVREILGRFDLDNQITRLAGAKILHQVVSTFKALNDMDKLSNHEMGYVFEHLIRKFAEDSNETAGEHFTPREVIELMVNLLIAPDADTVAGDGQVINILDPACGTGGMLTAAKGRIESINPKAKVYLFGQELNAESWAVCQSDMLMLNQRGNIHFGNSFSDDGFPGQRFDYMLANPPFGVEWKKVKDEILDEAELGHAGRFGAGTPRINDGSFLFLQHMISKMESAQGKGSRLGIVFNGSPLFTGAAESGESKIRQWILENDLLEGIVALPDQLFYNTGISTYFWILSNRKAAKLRDKVILLDARDQWEKMRKSLGDKRKKVNDGQIKHITELYVDAIDVAADADHPDHARVKVFRTRDFGYHRITVERPLKLRFEITEDTLAALEEAKALAKWDGRKGLVEALRGIIDSVWWTKKEATNGLHTAVAGAGAEWPKTAALLKGIWGEVAVSDPEGEVQRDKDGMALPDPDLRDYENIPLDEDIDAYFAREVTPHVADAWIDREKTKVGYEIPFTRHFYVYTPPRPLAVIDAELRELEARIQALLGEVTG, from the coding sequence GTGACATCCGGACCCACGCACAGCCAGCTGGCAGGAAAAATCTGGGCGGTCGCCGACCTGCTCCGAGGCGACTACAAGCGCCACGAGTACGGCCAGGTGATCCTGCCGTTCACGCTGTTGCGCCGACTGGATGCGGTGATGGTCCCCACCCGCGACGCGGTCTGGGCAAGGGACGCGGCTCTGGACGTCAAGAACAAGGACCGGCTGCTAGAGCTCGCGGCCGGACTGCCGTTCTACAACACGTCCAAGCAGGACTTCAGCACCATCGCGGGCGACGACACCAGAACCGCGATGAACCTGCGCGACTACATCAACGGTTTCTCGCCCAACGTTCGGGAGATCCTCGGCCGGTTCGACCTGGACAACCAGATCACCAGGCTGGCAGGGGCGAAGATCCTCCACCAGGTCGTCAGCACCTTCAAGGCGCTGAACGACATGGACAAGCTGTCCAACCATGAGATGGGCTACGTATTCGAGCACTTGATCCGCAAGTTCGCCGAGGATTCGAACGAGACCGCGGGTGAACACTTCACTCCCCGCGAAGTCATCGAGCTGATGGTCAACCTCCTGATCGCCCCGGACGCGGACACTGTCGCCGGCGACGGCCAGGTCATCAATATCCTCGACCCGGCCTGCGGAACCGGCGGCATGCTGACCGCCGCCAAGGGCCGCATCGAGTCGATCAACCCCAAAGCCAAGGTGTACCTGTTCGGTCAGGAGCTCAATGCCGAGTCCTGGGCGGTCTGCCAGTCCGACATGCTGATGCTCAACCAGCGCGGCAACATCCACTTCGGCAACTCGTTCAGCGACGACGGCTTCCCCGGGCAGAGGTTCGACTACATGCTCGCCAACCCGCCCTTCGGCGTGGAGTGGAAGAAGGTCAAGGACGAGATCCTGGACGAAGCCGAACTCGGCCACGCCGGCCGCTTCGGGGCCGGTACGCCGCGTATCAACGACGGCTCCTTCCTCTTCCTGCAGCACATGATCTCGAAGATGGAGTCGGCTCAGGGCAAGGGCTCACGACTGGGCATCGTCTTCAACGGCTCGCCGTTGTTCACCGGCGCCGCTGAGTCCGGCGAGTCGAAGATCCGCCAGTGGATCCTGGAGAACGACCTGCTCGAAGGCATCGTCGCCCTCCCTGACCAACTGTTCTACAACACCGGTATCTCCACCTACTTCTGGATCCTCTCCAACCGGAAGGCGGCGAAGCTGCGAGACAAGGTGATCTTGCTCGATGCGCGGGACCAGTGGGAGAAGATGCGCAAGTCGCTTGGCGACAAGCGCAAGAAGGTCAATGACGGCCAGATCAAGCACATCACTGAGCTGTACGTGGACGCGATCGACGTTGCCGCTGACGCCGACCACCCGGACCACGCAAGAGTCAAGGTCTTCCGCACCCGCGACTTCGGTTACCACCGCATCACGGTGGAACGGCCGCTGAAGCTTCGCTTCGAGATCACCGAGGACACTCTGGCAGCGCTGGAGGAAGCCAAGGCGCTTGCGAAATGGGACGGCCGTAAGGGGCTGGTCGAGGCGCTGCGTGGAATCATCGACTCGGTGTGGTGGACGAAGAAGGAGGCCACCAACGGTCTCCACACCGCAGTTGCCGGAGCTGGCGCGGAATGGCCGAAGACAGCGGCTCTACTCAAGGGGATCTGGGGCGAGGTCGCCGTCTCCGACCCCGAGGGCGAGGTGCAAAGGGACAAGGACGGGATGGCGCTGCCGGACCCGGACTTGCGCGACTACGAGAACATCCCGCTCGACGAGGACATCGACGCCTACTTCGCCCGCGAGGTAACACCGCATGTCGCGGACGCTTGGATCGACCGGGAGAAGACGAAGGTGGGGTACGAGATCCCATTCACCCGGCACTTCTACGTGTATACGCCGCCGCGGCCGCTCGCTGTGATCGACGCTGAATTGCGCGAGCTTGAGGCACGGATCCAGGCGCTGCTGGGCGAGGTGACCGGATGA
- a CDS encoding N-6 DNA methylase: MNPDESAAMTAAAIARLAGVGRAAVSNWRRRYPEFPQAVGGTEASPTFSRAEVLAWLQSTGKGDQLATAGRTDTGTELIGKLPPLPREPLHRLRVRIQEPGVEHRTPGRLLAEVMVSLLPWSTAPERPVNAADADSHAVLDPACGSAALLMAAADRFSDRIKVVGQDNLEAVTKVATYNLSYQADHVPYEIHTGDSLLDNQLTRFLGSAAAVVCEPPFDQPQWPSVELTTDPRWEFGIPAPRDGELAWVQHCYAHLRPRATAVVAVTARTCVQASGRHIRAALVRSGALRDVIALPEGIGSIPDTHVCLWVLQRPYGAPDHAAVRMVDLSGLPDAADAPQEFAAWQRLFERADPSIVSAVPRLELLDGDANLLPSRHVTMGVEIGAGDLALVTDRLQALHARIGRGLPRFTAPGEQPRHSYVTFGELERVGALTIRPRDTTPRAGDLLMRTLGRQAVIATGTASDDSGVAQVIEIDATRLDPHFVATFLRADANAQPVTNTLGALSREDLRRCRIPRMPLTEQHRYGAAFRQLEELDGILASLAAVGARVIEQTVYGLTTGVLAPRSTTVNKTGTAFATDDETSNL; this comes from the coding sequence ATGAACCCCGACGAGTCCGCCGCGATGACAGCAGCCGCCATCGCGCGGCTAGCTGGTGTCGGCCGCGCCGCGGTGTCGAACTGGCGCCGCCGCTACCCGGAATTCCCGCAGGCCGTCGGTGGCACCGAGGCCAGCCCAACCTTCTCCCGCGCTGAGGTGCTGGCCTGGCTGCAGTCCACCGGAAAGGGAGATCAGCTGGCGACAGCCGGCCGCACCGACACCGGCACCGAGCTCATCGGCAAGCTCCCTCCGCTTCCTCGGGAGCCGCTACATCGGTTGCGGGTGAGAATTCAGGAGCCTGGCGTCGAGCACCGCACGCCGGGCCGGTTGCTGGCCGAGGTGATGGTGTCGCTGCTGCCTTGGTCGACCGCGCCGGAGCGGCCCGTCAACGCAGCCGACGCGGACTCCCACGCAGTACTTGATCCGGCCTGCGGAAGCGCGGCTCTGCTCATGGCTGCGGCCGACCGATTTAGCGACCGCATCAAAGTCGTAGGCCAGGACAACCTGGAAGCAGTCACCAAGGTCGCCACCTACAACCTGAGCTACCAGGCCGACCATGTTCCCTATGAGATCCACACTGGTGACTCGCTGCTGGACAACCAGCTCACCAGGTTCCTCGGCTCGGCGGCGGCCGTCGTCTGCGAGCCGCCCTTCGACCAGCCGCAGTGGCCGTCGGTCGAGCTGACCACCGATCCGCGCTGGGAGTTCGGGATCCCCGCCCCGCGTGACGGCGAACTGGCCTGGGTGCAGCACTGCTACGCGCACCTGCGTCCGCGCGCCACCGCAGTGGTCGCTGTGACCGCCCGTACCTGCGTCCAGGCATCCGGGCGGCACATCCGGGCAGCACTGGTTCGCTCAGGAGCGCTTCGGGACGTGATCGCGTTGCCGGAGGGCATCGGCTCGATCCCGGACACCCATGTCTGCCTCTGGGTGCTGCAACGCCCCTACGGCGCGCCCGACCACGCCGCGGTGCGCATGGTCGACCTCTCCGGGCTCCCAGACGCGGCCGACGCCCCCCAAGAGTTCGCAGCCTGGCAACGGCTGTTCGAAAGAGCCGATCCGTCGATCGTCAGCGCTGTTCCCCGTCTGGAGCTCCTGGACGGCGACGCCAACCTGCTGCCCTCTCGGCACGTCACCATGGGCGTGGAGATCGGTGCCGGCGACCTCGCCCTGGTCACCGACCGGCTGCAAGCGCTGCATGCCCGGATCGGCCGGGGTCTGCCCCGCTTCACCGCGCCGGGGGAGCAGCCCCGGCACTCCTACGTCACCTTCGGCGAACTGGAAAGAGTGGGCGCCCTGACCATCCGTCCGCGCGACACCACCCCCCGCGCCGGGGACCTGCTGATGCGCACCCTGGGTAGGCAGGCGGTCATCGCGACAGGTACCGCCTCCGACGACTCCGGGGTGGCCCAAGTCATCGAGATCGACGCCACCCGGCTCGATCCACACTTTGTGGCGACCTTCCTGCGTGCCGACGCCAACGCCCAACCCGTGACGAACACCCTGGGTGCCCTTAGCCGGGAGGACCTGCGCCGCTGCCGCATCCCCCGGATGCCGCTGACCGAACAGCACCGCTACGGTGCGGCGTTCCGCCAACTGGAGGAGCTGGACGGCATCCTGGCCTCCCTGGCGGCGGTGGGTGCACGGGTGATCGAGCAGACCGTGTACGGGCTGACTACCGGCGTTCTGGCACCCCGGTCCACCACCGTGAACAAGACTGGCACCGCATTCGCGACCGACGACGAGACGAGCAACCTGTGA
- a CDS encoding restriction endonuclease subunit S, whose product MSKAESSPRLFGAAEVCLGRQRSPQHESGPHMLPYLRAANVKDGRLDLSDVKTMNFSPSEQKTFALQAGDILVTEGSGSLGAVGASAVWHDELPGTICFQNTLVRLRPRAGISDGRYLGWWARSAFASGQFASIASGANIYHVSAERVKGLPAPLPPLDEQRRIADFLDAETARIDHVLCDRRSQAALLDARESSLLDRAYSSNPFEEIRLKHLVARITSGPRGWGELISDEGTPFFRIMNIPRRGVRLELTDLAHVTAPHGRERERTRTRIGDVLVSITADIGSVAVVDDLAINGNVSQHIALVRPELSLCDPAWLAYAIKSPAARGQLVGNSYGGTKIGLGLGDIAELRLPRLELPAQQIMARRIDRAMLGSKIVREEIMDQIVLLAERRQALITAAVTGQLDVTTARPALPSVGGVSA is encoded by the coding sequence ATGAGCAAGGCAGAGTCGAGCCCCCGCCTCTTCGGCGCGGCAGAGGTGTGCCTTGGTCGGCAGCGGAGTCCCCAGCATGAATCCGGCCCCCATATGCTCCCCTATTTGCGGGCAGCGAACGTCAAAGACGGCAGGCTCGACTTGTCTGACGTCAAGACGATGAATTTCAGCCCTTCCGAGCAGAAGACGTTCGCGCTGCAGGCAGGTGACATCCTCGTCACCGAGGGAAGCGGGAGCCTCGGAGCTGTCGGGGCTTCAGCAGTCTGGCACGACGAGCTGCCAGGAACGATCTGCTTTCAGAACACCTTGGTCAGGCTTCGTCCACGGGCTGGGATCTCTGACGGCCGTTACCTGGGCTGGTGGGCGCGATCCGCATTCGCTAGCGGCCAATTTGCTTCAATCGCCAGCGGCGCCAATATCTACCACGTCAGTGCTGAGCGAGTTAAGGGACTTCCCGCTCCGTTGCCACCGCTTGACGAACAACGCCGCATCGCCGACTTCCTCGATGCCGAGACGGCTCGGATCGATCACGTCCTATGCGATCGTCGCTCCCAGGCCGCGCTCCTTGATGCCCGAGAGTCGTCACTACTTGACCGGGCATACAGTTCAAATCCGTTTGAGGAGATCCGACTGAAGCACCTAGTGGCCCGGATTACCAGCGGCCCCCGAGGGTGGGGGGAGCTGATCTCAGACGAAGGGACACCCTTCTTCAGGATCATGAATATTCCACGCCGTGGGGTGCGGCTTGAGCTAACAGATCTAGCTCACGTGACAGCTCCCCATGGACGTGAACGCGAGCGTACTAGAACGCGGATCGGCGACGTCCTGGTGAGTATTACGGCGGATATCGGCTCGGTGGCCGTTGTTGATGATTTGGCAATCAATGGGAATGTTAGCCAGCATATTGCACTAGTGCGACCGGAGCTATCACTGTGTGATCCTGCTTGGCTTGCATATGCAATTAAATCACCAGCGGCAAGAGGGCAGCTTGTCGGAAATAGCTACGGCGGCACCAAGATTGGGCTGGGGCTAGGTGATATCGCAGAACTCCGTCTCCCTCGTCTGGAATTGCCAGCCCAGCAGATCATGGCACGTAGAATCGATAGGGCGATGCTTGGCAGCAAAATCGTTCGTGAAGAAATTATGGATCAGATCGTCCTCCTGGCCGAACGCCGCCAAGCCCTCATCACTGCCGCCGTAACCGGCCAGCTGGACGTCACCACCGCCCGCCCTGCCCTCCCCTCCGTAGGAGGTGTGTCCGCGTGA
- a CDS encoding DUF6119 family protein — protein MAALPGKTRLTTLFRLRGVGDDVEGAFDLFDATYLAEHHADLKFCELGDVRALFIEAEFPRTRATWCSDAQATTGLDIQHEELRSGGVLLFGIDGWVYALGYGQGHYLIPEEAKDPRFGIAFVARRIDEGRVRQLVRRRPGAGRIDSTHLADGVPLWMAGFEAGAEIVRSLGGEASRVDFAYAKHADRTMHLEGGKGLRTRFGLAGAELVADVREIARVLRDEPITPGLEAVEYLLPLTDSFLELQLEAELDERLGRRDVTGMAVVPPADRLRDWAEARFVSLRIGSIPRAVEEVTLGDVVFLSALQKDGRRIHELKRGKVLLHSDSDRRERTASLSLYKCLEASVSLGPRRFFLTEGHWYELDAAHLAAQRARVAGLFHASPSLDLPGWDRKLHRTEREYNDWLPSQREGYINLDRKLVRNAMADHGSIEVCDQLAPDNTFVLVKRASGSRDLSHLYAQSVVAAKTLYGAAAARAALAGLAAEHGRNLPEDFVPKKMVLAILHERGLALSPATMLPFSLIALAQTAEALAAFSIDLEVIGISPADSARNSWTPGTAGTAGAPTH, from the coding sequence ATGGCTGCACTTCCTGGCAAAACGCGTCTGACCACCCTCTTCCGCCTGCGCGGCGTCGGCGACGACGTCGAGGGCGCCTTCGACCTCTTCGATGCCACCTACCTCGCCGAGCACCACGCAGACCTGAAGTTCTGCGAGCTCGGCGATGTCCGGGCGCTCTTCATCGAGGCCGAGTTCCCTCGCACCCGCGCCACCTGGTGCTCCGACGCCCAAGCCACAACGGGCCTCGACATCCAGCACGAGGAGCTCCGCTCCGGCGGGGTGCTGCTCTTCGGGATCGACGGCTGGGTCTACGCACTGGGCTACGGCCAGGGGCACTACCTGATCCCCGAGGAGGCGAAAGACCCGCGCTTCGGCATCGCCTTCGTCGCCCGGCGCATCGACGAGGGGCGGGTGCGACAGCTGGTCCGCCGCCGCCCCGGTGCCGGGCGGATCGACAGCACCCACCTCGCCGACGGTGTGCCTCTGTGGATGGCGGGCTTCGAGGCAGGAGCGGAGATCGTCCGCAGCCTCGGCGGCGAGGCGTCCAGAGTGGACTTCGCCTACGCCAAGCACGCTGATCGCACGATGCACCTGGAGGGCGGCAAGGGCCTGCGCACCCGCTTCGGCCTAGCCGGCGCCGAGCTGGTCGCCGACGTCCGGGAGATCGCCCGAGTGCTGCGCGACGAGCCCATCACTCCCGGCCTGGAGGCGGTGGAGTACCTGCTTCCGCTCACCGACTCGTTCCTGGAGCTGCAGCTGGAGGCTGAGCTCGACGAGCGCCTCGGCAGGCGCGATGTCACCGGCATGGCCGTCGTGCCGCCAGCCGACCGGCTCCGCGACTGGGCCGAGGCCAGGTTCGTTTCCCTGCGCATCGGCAGCATCCCGAGGGCGGTGGAGGAAGTGACGCTCGGCGATGTCGTCTTCCTGTCGGCGCTCCAGAAGGACGGCAGACGTATCCATGAGCTGAAGCGCGGCAAAGTGCTGCTCCACTCGGATTCGGACCGCCGAGAGCGCACGGCCAGCCTGAGCCTCTACAAGTGCCTGGAGGCATCCGTCTCCCTGGGTCCGCGCCGGTTCTTCCTCACCGAAGGACACTGGTACGAGCTCGACGCCGCCCACCTGGCGGCCCAGCGCGCCCGGGTCGCGGGCCTGTTCCACGCATCGCCCTCCCTTGACCTTCCCGGCTGGGACCGAAAGCTGCACCGGACGGAGCGGGAGTACAACGACTGGCTGCCCAGCCAGCGTGAGGGGTACATCAACCTGGACCGGAAACTGGTGCGCAACGCCATGGCTGATCACGGCAGCATCGAGGTCTGCGACCAGCTCGCCCCCGACAACACCTTCGTCCTGGTCAAGCGGGCCAGCGGCTCCAGGGACCTCAGTCACCTCTACGCCCAGTCGGTGGTCGCGGCGAAGACACTCTACGGCGCCGCTGCCGCGCGGGCGGCCCTGGCCGGGCTCGCCGCCGAGCACGGGCGGAACCTCCCGGAGGACTTCGTCCCGAAGAAGATGGTTCTGGCGATCCTGCACGAACGCGGCCTCGCCCTCAGCCCCGCCACGATGCTGCCCTTCTCCCTGATCGCTCTGGCCCAGACCGCCGAGGCCCTGGCAGCGTTCAGCATCGACCTCGAGGTGATCGGCATCTCCCCGGCCGACTCAGCGCGGAACAGTTGGACGCCGGGGACCGCCGGAACGGCCGGGGCCCCTACTCACTGA